Part of the Sulfitobacter sp. W027 genome, GGTTCACATCTGGGACCGAGATCATGACGTGTTTGTCGCCAAGGTCCAGAAAGCCGCCGACTTCGGCTACCATGCCGACCATCTGGCCATCTTTGGAAAGAACGATGTCTTCAATCTCGCCGATCTCGTTCCAACCAGAATCAATCGCATCATATTGGTTTCCCACATTCCATTCGTCGTCGGCTTCACCAATCGTGTAAATTTCACCGCCGGTGATGTCGCGCGTGCGGATTAGGTCACCACGCATCTCATTCATGGCCGCGCTGTCGACCTTGGAGTAATCAGTCATATGAGCCTCAGCGAAAGCTGCTGTGCCTGCGAGTGTCAGTGCGAGTGTGCTTGCTGTAAGCATTTTCATAGCATGTCTCCTCTTTCGTTAGTTTCTGAAGATTCAACGGGTGCCGCGGCGGATCGTTCCTAAAAAGACAATGCGATCTTGGGTAAAGCCTATGCTCTATATCCGTCTACTGGATCTGAGAAACGATAGCCGCGGCCCCGTTTTTCGACCTAAGGTCTCTCAAGAGAACGCCTGGACCGCGACGGCGGCGCCATAAATGCACAAAAGTGTAAGGCTTTCGCGCCCGATGCTTCCCGGGCCCTGCTTCTCTCGAAAGATGAGCCCGAGCAGTAGGACTGCGGTCATCAACATTCCAACCGCCAGCCAGAAAAGGTCTTGTGAGCTGACGGCGTGGTATATCGAGCCTCTGCGATAACCTGCGTCTGAGATCGTGAGAAATAGGATATCAAACGTGTTGCCGCCGATGATCCCACCGACAGCGAGTTGAAGCGCTCCCCGGCGCACCGCAGCGACCGTTGTAACAAGTTCGGGCAAAGAGGTGATCACAGCGGTCACGAGCGCGCCGACAAGCGACGCCGAAAGACCAAGTCGATCTGTAAGCTGGTTGCCGATCTGGCTGATGGCCCAACCCGCCAGGCCGAGGAACACCATGAGTAGCAAGAACCACATTAAGAGCCAGCGGGCGGGCTTGTCCGTCGTGTCATCTACCTCAGGTTCATCAGCACGGGTCTCATCGGTCTCGACAGGCCGCCACATCGGCTTTTCGCGGAGGCGAGCGGTGGCTGCGACCCCATAAGCGTAAACCACCACCAGAAGAAACGACGCAGGATGAATACCCCAGAGCGCCACCTCTGGCGTGGTAGAGGCCGCGAAGGGGATCGCGAGGAGCGCGAGCAGCACGCCGCACTGAAAGACGTTCGCAATCTCAGCAGCCGCGTGTTCAAGGTTTGCACGTCGATAAACTATGTCCGCAATAGCGAGGAACGCCGTCTGCGCTGCGATCCCGCCAATGCCGTTTGAAAAGGCTAGCGAAGCCCGCCCATCCAGCGCCGCGGTGAGCGAGACGATGGTGCCCGAGAATGACGTTGCAGCCCCGAGAAGCACCCCACCTACGACTGCCTCTCCAAAGCCAGT contains:
- a CDS encoding PRC-barrel domain-containing protein yields the protein MKMLTASTLALTLAGTAAFAEAHMTDYSKVDSAAMNEMRGDLIRTRDITGGEIYTIGEADDEWNVGNQYDAIDSGWNEIGEIEDIVLSKDGQMVGMVAEVGGFLDLGDKHVMISVPDVNLVAVDDKTYAYVTRLSEEELEALPSVDEGFWD
- a CDS encoding sodium:calcium antiporter: MFNDFPLLLLLLVGICAATVILLVGLRMTVLADRIADRTGFGEAVVGGVLLGAATSFSGTIVSLTAALDGRASLAFSNGIGGIAAQTAFLAIADIVYRRANLEHAAAEIANVFQCGVLLALLAIPFAASTTPEVALWGIHPASFLLVVVYAYGVAATARLREKPMWRPVETDETRADEPEVDDTTDKPARWLLMWFLLLMVFLGLAGWAISQIGNQLTDRLGLSASLVGALVTAVITSLPELVTTVAAVRRGALQLAVGGIIGGNTFDILFLTISDAGYRRGSIYHAVSSQDLFWLAVGMLMTAVLLLGLIFREKQGPGSIGRESLTLLCIYGAAVAVQAFS